From the Candidatus Krumholzibacteriota bacterium genome, one window contains:
- a CDS encoding permease, with product MKRENIIYSAIVSLFISFIGFSYIFHINIGKAMYVNFTAFAFDMLKIVPCAFILIGLFEIWVKRSTVERHLGHDSGVKRYIWAIMLAWTSVGGLYMAFPIAYSLYKKGAEPSMILTYVGASGIFRLPMTIFEASFLGLKFTLVRLAISLPLTILVSVLLGRYMKRHNIPVRERPHRG from the coding sequence ATGAAGAGGGAAAACATCATTTATTCTGCAATAGTTTCATTGTTCATATCGTTTATAGGATTTTCATACATATTCCATATCAATATCGGCAAGGCTATGTATGTCAATTTCACGGCTTTTGCTTTTGATATGCTGAAGATTGTGCCATGCGCATTCATCTTAATTGGCCTGTTTGAAATATGGGTAAAGAGAAGCACTGTTGAGAGGCATCTGGGGCATGATTCAGGTGTTAAGCGTTATATATGGGCAATAATGCTTGCATGGACCAGTGTGGGTGGGCTGTATATGGCATTTCCTATTGCATATTCACTGTACAAGAAGGGAGCGGAACCCTCAATGATACTCACATATGTAGGGGCTTCAGGCATTTTCCGATTACCCATGACAATATTTGAGGCATCATTTCTCGGATTGAAATTTACATTGGTACGCCTTGCCATATCACTGCCCCTGACAATTCTAGTATCCGTACTGCTGGGCAGGTATATGAAAAGGCATAACATACCTGTCAGGGAAAGGCCTCATAGGGGTTAG